One genomic segment of Rhizobium viscosum includes these proteins:
- a CDS encoding thymidylate synthase codes for MKQYLDLLSHVMENGTDRGDRTGTGTRSVFGYQMRFDLDAGFPVLTTKKLHLRSIIHELLWFLKGETNIRYLHENGVSIWDEWADENGDLGPVYGAQWRSWPAPDGGHIDQIDNLVKGLIKNPNSRRHIVSAWNPAEVDSMALPPCHCLFQFYVADGRLSCQLYQRSADIFLGVPFNIASYALLTMMVAQVTGLKYGEFVHTLGDTHLYHNHFDQAKLQLTREPKPLPRMLIKRDVKDIFGFVYEDFELVGYDAEANIKAPIAV; via the coding sequence ATGAAGCAATATCTCGACCTCTTGAGCCATGTGATGGAAAACGGCACCGACCGGGGCGACCGCACGGGCACCGGCACGCGTTCGGTCTTCGGCTATCAGATGCGCTTCGATCTCGATGCCGGCTTTCCGGTGCTGACGACGAAGAAGCTGCATCTGCGCTCGATCATCCATGAACTGCTGTGGTTCCTCAAGGGCGAGACCAATATCCGCTACCTGCATGAAAACGGCGTCAGCATCTGGGACGAATGGGCCGACGAGAACGGCGATCTCGGCCCGGTCTATGGCGCGCAGTGGCGCTCCTGGCCGGCACCGGATGGCGGGCATATCGACCAGATCGACAATCTCGTAAAAGGCCTCATCAAGAACCCGAATTCCCGCCGTCACATCGTTTCGGCCTGGAACCCGGCCGAAGTCGACAGTATGGCGCTGCCGCCCTGCCATTGCCTGTTCCAGTTCTATGTGGCCGACGGCAGGCTTTCCTGTCAGCTCTACCAGCGCTCGGCGGATATCTTCCTCGGCGTGCCCTTCAACATCGCTTCCTATGCGTTGCTGACGATGATGGTGGCGCAGGTGACCGGGCTGAAATATGGCGAGTTTGTCCATACACTCGGTGATACGCATCTCTACCATAACCATTTCGACCAGGCGAAGCTGCAGCTGACGCGCGAGCCGAAGCCGCTGCCGCGCATGCTGATCAAGCGGGACGTGAAGGATATCTTCGGCTTCGTCTACGAGGATTTCGAACTCGTCGGCTATGACGCAGAGGCCAATATCAAGGCGCCGATCGCCGTCTAA
- a CDS encoding DUF4169 family protein: protein MSAEIVNLRQFRKKQARSEKEMQAEQNRVSHGRTKAEKQLTKALNEKAEKALDQGRLEKDKT, encoded by the coding sequence ATGAGCGCCGAAATCGTCAACTTACGCCAGTTCCGCAAGAAGCAGGCCCGCTCCGAAAAGGAAATGCAGGCCGAGCAGAACCGTGTGTCCCATGGACGCACCAAGGCCGAGAAGCAATTGACCAAGGCCCTTAACGAAAAAGCCGAAAAGGCGCTCGACCAGGGCAGGCTCGAAAAAGACAAGACTTGA
- a CDS encoding AsmA family protein, which yields MVGRFLVFLGGVIVVVLFVALLAPLFIDWTDFRMNFEDQASRIIGKKVTVHGTVDARLLPFPSVTLHDVRVGQEEDGTPVVQVEQFSMDAELAPFLSGEALIFDMRVVNPKVRLRLLKDGSLDWMRGSQPEIPAKTVVLENVHVSGGEIEFVDDQSGRSRHVTGLNAEMSAKSLAGPWRIEGDGALDGEHGSFSISSNQPDESGVLRVRTRLAPDKHPITIDLDGELKLLDSRPNYQGTLSAAIENREGKTEKGEAPPRLKGRFELTNDRIRIPEYRMEVGSTSDPYVITGEATLDTGSAPEFLLTADGQQIDVNRIGNQGAAGKTNRDPAVSARQRLNSLLEIVGQVPIPQVPGKATVRLPAIVAGDTTIRDVALELRPAGNGWMIDNAVGTLPGRTQVEGAGKLTLTGDPSFNGQMVVASTQPTGLASWLAGSVDPAIRQLRQAGFSANVSLTHDLQRFENLEIAIGAATLKGRLERQATNGQTPSLSVALNGDSLDLDALRALIGLFTGQDAGDNVLDHKIAAQFKADKFTAFGVQADNVETTFTLADGALSVDRLSIKNLAGAELTATGKAEGSLLDYKGTGEITFKAADPGAFFSMLREHLPHHPVMDRLVRNAGWYGNTALRGALTLGGDDGNALSVTLAGVSNGSRVNLDYRMSDLLALTGSGTTTLEATLDNAVPSILFGQAGLDPLPVDAGANGRMTLKVTAAGNDPADAALTFATDRTSFTANGKVDVRPDTFMNGNVAVSLESADLDPYLVMNGIALPELGTGLPFKLQTNATIDADKVVLADLNGHAADNEFAGGLTFDRKAAKTTASGTLALSKADLGWLGEAVFGQINDPANGQLTTAALGLPLFRDLDINLKLTAKQFWPGLFNTAVNDFTSNVAYKGDELQLNDMAGNWDGGALSGNMLFTNANGTGFLQLRLALADSDLGGVVWPRDGAPVANGKFGMSLALEASGKTVSEIASALNGSGEIRLGETSVRGLNLAILAPLLAATDPMQDQINAGKIHPIVETLLNNGEAKLPPLSIPFNVTDGTLRVQNVSVANDLAHLSADAQIELPQGRISATLGIGLNPGAEALSGAEPGIRLNFSGLLASPGKTMDVTDITSFLSLRAFERERRRVERLQTNVLEKQRLRREVALYRFNDAQRAAAAEIERQRQAEEERLRALAQQAAERKAEAEAKAAADAKAKAEAEAQARAAAEAEAARRSVPQPGQLNFDQVPGVRAQ from the coding sequence TTGGTAGGCCGGTTCCTCGTCTTTCTAGGAGGAGTGATCGTCGTAGTGCTCTTCGTGGCGCTGCTGGCACCGCTGTTCATCGACTGGACGGATTTCCGGATGAATTTCGAGGATCAGGCAAGCCGCATCATCGGCAAGAAGGTGACGGTGCACGGCACTGTCGATGCGCGGCTGCTGCCGTTTCCGTCCGTAACGCTGCATGACGTGCGCGTCGGCCAGGAAGAAGACGGCACGCCGGTGGTGCAGGTCGAGCAGTTCTCCATGGATGCCGAGCTTGCGCCTTTCCTCTCGGGCGAGGCGCTGATCTTCGACATGCGCGTCGTCAACCCCAAGGTGCGGCTGCGGCTTCTGAAGGACGGCTCGCTGGACTGGATGCGTGGCAGCCAGCCGGAAATTCCGGCCAAGACCGTCGTTCTGGAAAATGTGCATGTCAGCGGCGGCGAGATCGAATTCGTCGACGACCAGTCCGGTCGTTCGCGGCATGTGACGGGGCTCAATGCCGAGATGTCGGCGAAGTCGCTCGCCGGTCCATGGCGTATCGAGGGTGACGGCGCGCTCGACGGCGAACATGGCAGCTTTTCCATCTCCAGCAATCAGCCGGACGAGAGTGGCGTGTTGCGCGTGCGCACCCGGCTTGCGCCGGACAAGCATCCCATCACCATCGACCTCGATGGTGAACTCAAGCTCCTCGACAGCCGGCCGAACTATCAGGGCACGCTGTCTGCAGCGATTGAAAACCGTGAGGGCAAGACTGAAAAGGGGGAGGCGCCGCCGCGCCTCAAGGGTCGTTTCGAACTCACCAACGACCGGATACGCATTCCCGAATACCGTATGGAAGTCGGCTCGACCAGCGATCCTTATGTGATAACGGGCGAGGCGACGCTCGACACCGGCAGTGCGCCGGAATTCCTGCTGACCGCCGATGGCCAGCAGATCGACGTCAACCGTATCGGCAATCAGGGTGCCGCGGGCAAGACCAACCGCGACCCGGCGGTTTCGGCACGTCAGCGACTGAACTCGCTGCTCGAAATTGTCGGCCAGGTGCCGATCCCGCAGGTGCCGGGGAAAGCGACGGTGCGCCTGCCGGCAATCGTTGCCGGGGATACGACGATCCGCGACGTGGCGCTGGAACTGAGGCCGGCCGGCAATGGCTGGATGATCGACAATGCCGTTGGCACGCTGCCCGGCCGCACGCAGGTGGAAGGCGCGGGCAAGCTGACGCTCACGGGTGATCCGTCCTTCAACGGCCAGATGGTGGTTGCCTCCACGCAACCTACGGGCCTTGCCTCCTGGCTGGCCGGTTCGGTCGATCCGGCGATCCGCCAGCTCCGACAGGCCGGTTTCTCCGCCAATGTCAGCCTGACGCATGATCTGCAGCGCTTCGAGAACCTGGAGATCGCGATCGGTGCTGCGACACTCAAGGGACGGCTGGAGCGGCAGGCGACCAACGGCCAGACGCCATCGCTTTCCGTTGCGCTCAACGGCGATTCACTTGATCTCGATGCGCTGAGGGCGTTGATCGGTCTCTTTACAGGCCAGGATGCCGGCGACAATGTGCTCGATCACAAGATCGCCGCACAGTTCAAGGCTGACAAATTCACGGCCTTCGGTGTGCAGGCCGATAATGTCGAGACGACCTTTACACTCGCCGATGGGGCGCTCTCCGTCGACCGGCTGTCGATCAAGAACCTTGCGGGCGCCGAACTGACGGCGACGGGCAAGGCGGAGGGGTCGCTGCTCGACTATAAGGGCACCGGCGAGATCACCTTCAAGGCCGCCGATCCCGGTGCTTTCTTCTCCATGCTGCGCGAGCATCTGCCGCATCACCCTGTGATGGACCGGCTGGTGCGCAACGCCGGCTGGTATGGCAATACGGCGCTGCGCGGCGCGCTGACGCTCGGCGGGGATGACGGCAATGCGCTTTCGGTGACGCTCGCAGGTGTTTCGAACGGCAGCCGCGTCAACCTCGACTACCGCATGTCCGACCTGCTGGCGCTGACCGGCAGCGGCACGACGACGCTGGAGGCAACGCTCGACAATGCCGTGCCGTCGATCCTGTTCGGGCAGGCGGGTCTCGATCCGCTGCCGGTCGATGCGGGCGCCAATGGCCGCATGACGCTGAAGGTAACGGCGGCGGGCAACGATCCTGCCGATGCTGCGCTGACCTTCGCGACAGACCGGACGTCGTTTACGGCAAACGGCAAGGTCGACGTGCGGCCCGACACTTTCATGAACGGCAATGTCGCCGTATCGCTCGAAAGCGCCGACCTCGATCCGTATCTGGTGATGAACGGCATCGCGCTGCCTGAACTTGGCACCGGGCTGCCCTTCAAGCTGCAGACCAACGCGACCATCGATGCCGACAAGGTGGTGTTGGCGGATCTCAACGGGCATGCGGCCGACAATGAATTCGCCGGGGGGCTGACCTTCGACCGCAAGGCGGCAAAGACGACGGCGAGCGGCACACTTGCGCTTTCCAAGGCCGATCTCGGCTGGCTCGGCGAGGCCGTGTTCGGGCAGATCAACGACCCCGCCAACGGCCAGTTGACAACGGCCGCCCTCGGCCTGCCGCTCTTCCGTGATCTCGACATCAATCTGAAGCTCACCGCAAAGCAGTTCTGGCCAGGGCTTTTCAACACGGCGGTGAACGATTTCACCTCGAACGTTGCCTATAAGGGCGACGAGTTGCAGCTCAACGACATGGCCGGCAACTGGGATGGCGGCGCGCTCTCCGGCAATATGCTCTTTACCAATGCCAATGGTACCGGCTTCCTGCAGTTGCGGCTGGCGCTTGCCGATTCCGATCTTGGCGGCGTCGTCTGGCCGCGCGACGGCGCGCCTGTCGCCAACGGCAAGTTCGGCATGTCGCTGGCGCTCGAAGCTTCAGGCAAGACGGTTTCGGAAATTGCGAGTGCTCTGAACGGCTCGGGCGAAATCCGGCTCGGCGAGACGAGCGTTCGCGGGCTGAACCTTGCGATCCTGGCGCCGCTATTGGCCGCCACCGATCCGATGCAGGACCAGATCAATGCCGGCAAGATACATCCGATTGTCGAAACGCTGCTGAACAATGGTGAGGCGAAGCTGCCGCCGCTCAGCATCCCTTTCAACGTGACTGACGGTACGCTGCGGGTCCAGAATGTCAGCGTTGCCAACGATCTCGCGCATTTAAGCGCCGACGCGCAAATCGAACTGCCGCAGGGGCGCATCAGCGCGACACTTGGCATCGGCCTCAATCCCGGTGCCGAGGCGCTTTCAGGCGCGGAGCCGGGCATCCGACTGAACTTCTCCGGCCTGCTGGCCTCGCCCGGCAAGACGATGGATGTGACCGATATTACCAGCTTTCTCTCGCTGCGTGCCTTCGAGCGCGAGCGGCGGCGCGTCGAACGGCTGCAGACCAATGTGCTGGAAAAGCAGCGGCTGCGGCGCGAGGTGGCACTCTATCGCTTCAATGACGCCCAGCGGGCTGCGGCTGCCGAGATCGAGCGGCAGCGACAGGCGGAGGAAGAACGACTGCGTGCGCTGGCACAGCAGGCGGCCGAGCGCAAGGCAGAGGCCGAGGCGAAGGCTGCTGCCGATGCGAAGGCCAAGGCTGAAGCAGAAGCTCAGGCGAGGGCCGCCGCTGAGGCCGAGGCTGCGCGCCGTTCGGTGCCGCAGCCCGGACAGCTCAATTTCGATCAGGTGCCGGGCGTCCGGGCACAATAA
- a CDS encoding ribbon-helix-helix domain-containing protein, which translates to MIRKHSATLHGHRTSFSLEDEFWMELKAIAASRSMPLAALISEIDDNRPAESNLSSALRLHVLCWFKNGATLA; encoded by the coding sequence ATGATCCGTAAACATTCGGCGACACTGCATGGGCATCGCACAAGCTTCTCGTTGGAAGATGAATTCTGGATGGAGCTGAAGGCAATCGCCGCAAGCCGCTCCATGCCGCTCGCAGCGTTGATATCGGAAATAGACGATAACCGGCCGGCAGAGAGCAATCTCTCCTCGGCGCTGCGCCTTCATGTGCTTTGCTGGTTTAAAAACGGCGCCACACTGGCTTGA
- a CDS encoding SspB family protein: protein MGQDHIRYDILAQDALRGVIRKVLTEVATTGRLPGDHHFFITFLTGAPGVRISQHLKSKYPEQMTIVIQHQFWELKITESHFEIGLSFSDVPEKLVIPFNAIRGFYDPSVNFELEFDVPLSDGEELPAAEITAYPVDAVKTEDAAAKPAAEGEEKKPGSVVSLDSFRKKQ, encoded by the coding sequence ATGGGGCAGGATCATATCCGCTACGACATTCTGGCACAGGACGCGTTGCGCGGTGTCATCCGCAAGGTCTTGACCGAAGTCGCAACGACGGGCCGTCTGCCCGGCGACCATCACTTCTTCATTACGTTTCTCACGGGCGCTCCCGGCGTACGCATCTCGCAGCACCTGAAGTCCAAATATCCCGAGCAGATGACCATCGTCATCCAGCACCAGTTCTGGGAACTGAAGATCACCGAATCCCATTTCGAGATCGGCTTGTCCTTCTCCGACGTGCCGGAAAAGCTCGTCATCCCCTTCAACGCCATCAGAGGCTTCTACGACCCCTCGGTCAATTTCGAGCTGGAGTTCGACGTACCGCTGAGCGACGGCGAGGAACTGCCGGCGGCCGAGATCACGGCCTATCCCGTTGATGCCGTCAAGACGGAGGACGCGGCCGCAAAGCCTGCCGCAGAAGGCGAGGAAAAGAAACCGGGCTCCGTCGTTTCGCTCGATTCTTTCCGCAAGAAGCAGTAA
- a CDS encoding dihydrofolate reductase: MSDIRKTIFVAVARNGIIGRDGDMPWRLSTDLKRFKAMTTGKPVVVGRKTFESFGGKPLPGRQHVVISRGAAIDLPDVQMARSLDEAIAMAEELARKQGENEISILGGGQIYAQAMAFVDRMCVTHVEADVDGDTSFPDIDPAIWVATESLDVPSGERDTYPTRFVVYERRDA, encoded by the coding sequence ATGTCCGATATCCGCAAGACCATCTTCGTTGCCGTTGCGCGTAACGGCATTATCGGCCGCGATGGCGACATGCCCTGGCGGCTGTCGACCGACCTCAAGCGCTTCAAGGCGATGACAACGGGCAAGCCTGTCGTCGTCGGCCGCAAGACTTTCGAGAGCTTCGGCGGCAAGCCGCTGCCGGGGCGCCAGCACGTGGTGATCTCGCGCGGCGCCGCTATCGATCTTCCCGACGTGCAAATGGCCCGCTCGCTTGACGAGGCGATAGCGATGGCTGAGGAGCTCGCCCGCAAGCAGGGCGAAAACGAGATCTCCATCCTGGGCGGCGGGCAGATCTACGCGCAGGCGATGGCTTTTGTCGACCGCATGTGCGTGACGCATGTGGAAGCCGACGTGGATGGCGACACGTCCTTTCCCGACATCGATCCCGCAATCTGGGTGGCGACCGAGAGCCTCGATGTCCCCTCGGGGGAAAGGGACACCTATCCCACGCGTTTCGTCGTTTATGAACGGCGAGATGCCTGA
- a CDS encoding FAD-binding oxidoreductase, translated as MALRDAKAGVRNEAGIEAVSGILKQRFGERFQTGRAFRAQHAHTTTYIPTQLPDGVLFAETADDVKTVVRACADHKVPVIGFGTGSSLEGQVNAPNGGISIDFSRMNRVLEVNPEDLDCTVEPGVTREALNTHLRDTGLFFPIDPGANASIGGMTSTRASGTNAVRYGTMKDNVLAVTAVTASGEEIRTARRARKSSAGYDLTRLFVGAEGTLGILTSVTLRLHGIPQKIAGGVCAFPSVKAACDAVIMTIQMGIPVARIELVDALQMRASIAYANLPYEESPALFLEFHGTDETVELQSAAFAEIAAECGGGEFRFTASPEERTKLWKARHDAYWSVRALAPGLAVLSTDVCVPISRLADCVAETQADIEANGLLAPIVGHAGDGNFHVQLLFDDKSAAGIATAEEFVARLNARALAMDGTCTGEHGIGQGKMAFLEQELGGTVDLMRQIKRSLDPDNILNPGKIFHLG; from the coding sequence ATGGCGCTGCGCGACGCGAAGGCTGGAGTGCGAAACGAGGCGGGCATCGAGGCCGTGTCAGGCATTCTGAAACAGCGCTTCGGAGAGCGCTTCCAGACCGGCCGGGCTTTTCGCGCCCAGCATGCGCACACGACCACCTATATCCCTACCCAACTGCCCGACGGCGTGCTCTTTGCCGAGACGGCTGACGATGTGAAGACTGTCGTCCGCGCCTGCGCCGACCATAAAGTGCCGGTCATCGGCTTCGGTACCGGCTCCTCGCTCGAGGGCCAAGTCAATGCACCGAATGGCGGCATTTCCATTGATTTCAGCCGCATGAATCGAGTGCTTGAAGTCAATCCTGAGGATCTCGACTGCACGGTCGAACCGGGCGTCACGCGCGAGGCGCTGAACACCCATCTGCGCGATACCGGCCTGTTCTTCCCGATCGATCCCGGCGCCAATGCCTCGATCGGCGGAATGACCTCGACGCGAGCCTCCGGCACCAATGCCGTGCGCTATGGAACGATGAAGGACAATGTGCTCGCGGTGACGGCAGTGACCGCCTCCGGCGAAGAAATTCGCACGGCGCGCCGCGCCCGCAAGTCGTCGGCGGGTTACGATCTGACGCGGCTTTTCGTCGGGGCGGAAGGTACGCTCGGCATCCTGACTTCGGTGACGCTGCGGCTGCACGGTATTCCACAGAAGATCGCCGGCGGTGTCTGTGCCTTCCCGAGCGTGAAGGCGGCCTGTGACGCCGTCATCATGACGATCCAGATGGGCATTCCAGTGGCGCGCATCGAGCTTGTCGACGCGCTGCAGATGCGCGCCAGCATCGCCTATGCCAATCTTCCCTATGAGGAAAGCCCGGCGCTGTTCCTCGAGTTTCACGGCACGGACGAGACGGTGGAATTGCAATCGGCCGCCTTTGCCGAGATTGCGGCCGAATGCGGCGGCGGCGAATTCCGCTTCACGGCGAGCCCGGAAGAGCGCACGAAGCTCTGGAAGGCTCGCCACGACGCCTATTGGTCGGTGCGGGCGCTCGCGCCCGGGCTTGCCGTACTTTCGACCGATGTTTGTGTTCCGATATCCCGACTTGCGGATTGCGTTGCCGAAACGCAGGCCGATATCGAGGCAAACGGTTTGCTGGCGCCGATCGTCGGCCATGCGGGCGACGGGAACTTCCATGTGCAGCTTTTGTTTGACGACAAGAGTGCCGCGGGGATTGCCACGGCAGAGGAATTCGTGGCCAGGCTGAATGCGCGGGCGCTGGCAATGGACGGAACATGCACCGGCGAACACGGGATCGGGCAGGGGAAAATGGCATTTCTGGAGCAAGAGCTCGGGGGGACGGTGGATCTGATGCGCCAGATCAAGCGCTCGCTCGATCCCGACAACATCCTCAATCCCGGCAAGATTTTTCATCTGGGCTGA
- a CDS encoding AbrB family transcriptional regulator, whose protein sequence is MDASSFHQKASLPKWVLLLALSAISVLFLELFALPASLLIGPMVAAIVLALTVGKGQLRVPYWPLQFGQVLVGLLMARNITPDILGTMAKDAPLFFVFIVSVIAIAAGLGWLLTRWQVLPGTTAVWGSTPGGASAMVIMSEAYGADARLVAFMQYLRVVFVAVGASIISRLWVAADGEEPPPVIFFPPVDWPAFAMTIAFAALCCYGVFRFRIQGGNIVVPLFAGAILQGFGLLKIELPTWILALSYALIGWSIGLRFTRSIIKHAARALPRVSASIIILMALCGCMAVALHKFAGIDPLTAYLATSPGGADSVAIIAASSDVDVPFVMAMQTGRFLIILLIGPALARFMARRSGLAENTA, encoded by the coding sequence TTGGACGCAAGCAGCTTCCATCAGAAAGCGAGCCTGCCCAAATGGGTATTGCTGCTCGCCTTGTCGGCCATATCAGTCCTTTTCCTCGAACTCTTCGCCCTCCCCGCCTCGCTGCTGATCGGCCCGATGGTCGCGGCTATCGTTCTGGCGCTCACCGTCGGCAAGGGGCAGCTTCGCGTGCCTTACTGGCCGCTGCAATTCGGCCAGGTCCTCGTCGGCCTCTTGATGGCCCGCAACATCACGCCCGATATCCTCGGCACCATGGCCAAGGACGCGCCGCTCTTCTTCGTCTTCATCGTCTCGGTGATCGCCATTGCCGCGGGCCTCGGCTGGCTGCTCACCCGCTGGCAGGTTCTGCCCGGCACGACCGCCGTGTGGGGTTCCACGCCCGGCGGCGCCTCGGCCATGGTCATCATGTCGGAAGCCTATGGAGCGGACGCCCGCCTCGTCGCCTTCATGCAATATCTGCGCGTCGTCTTCGTCGCCGTCGGCGCCTCCATCATCTCCCGCCTTTGGGTCGCCGCCGATGGCGAAGAGCCGCCGCCGGTCATCTTCTTCCCGCCGGTCGACTGGCCGGCTTTCGCCATGACCATCGCCTTCGCCGCCCTCTGCTGCTACGGGGTCTTCCGCTTCCGCATCCAGGGCGGCAACATCGTGGTACCGCTTTTCGCCGGCGCCATACTGCAAGGCTTCGGCCTCCTGAAGATCGAGCTGCCCACCTGGATCCTGGCGCTCAGCTACGCGCTCATCGGCTGGAGCATCGGCCTGCGCTTCACCCGCTCGATCATCAAACACGCTGCCCGTGCCCTGCCGCGCGTTTCCGCCTCCATCATCATCCTGATGGCGCTCTGCGGCTGCATGGCGGTGGCACTCCACAAATTCGCCGGCATCGACCCGCTCACCGCCTATCTCGCGACCAGTCCCGGCGGCGCCGATTCCGTCGCCATCATCGCCGCCTCAAGCGATGTCGACGTGCCCTTCGTCATGGCCATGCAGACCGGCCGCTTCCTGATCATATTGCTGATCGGCCCGGCGCTTGCCCGCTTCATGGCGCGTCGCTCCGGCCTTGCGGAGAACACCGCGTGA
- a CDS encoding aldo/keto reductase → MEYRNLGASGLRVPALSFGAGTFGGSGPLFGAWGTTDAQEARRMVDICLEAGVTLFDTADVYSAGASEEVLGQAISGKRDAVLISTKMALPMGEGPDDWGTSRARLIRATEDALRRLGTDYIDLLQLHAFDASTPVEEVLATLDGLVAAGKVRYIGVSNFSGWQLMKSLGLSEKYGYPRYVAHQVYYSLAGRDYEWELMPLAADQEVGALVWSPLAWGRLTGKIRRGAPLPEGSRLRQTAEYGPPVDDEKVFDIVDVLGEIAAETGKTVPQIAINWLIGRPTVSSVIIGARNEEQLRQNLGAVGWSLTPEQIGRLDVVSAATPPYPYFPYYRQEGFARLNPPAVPATKIG, encoded by the coding sequence ATGGAATACAGAAATCTAGGTGCATCGGGCTTGAGGGTGCCGGCGCTGAGCTTCGGGGCCGGCACGTTCGGCGGCAGCGGACCGCTCTTCGGCGCCTGGGGTACGACGGATGCGCAAGAGGCGCGGCGGATGGTGGATATCTGCCTGGAGGCGGGTGTGACGCTGTTCGATACGGCCGACGTCTATTCGGCTGGTGCATCCGAAGAGGTGCTGGGGCAGGCGATCTCCGGAAAGCGTGACGCCGTGCTGATCTCGACCAAGATGGCGCTGCCGATGGGCGAGGGGCCTGATGATTGGGGCACCTCGCGGGCGCGGTTGATCCGCGCGACCGAGGATGCGCTGCGCCGGCTCGGTACTGACTATATCGACCTGTTGCAGCTTCATGCCTTCGATGCCTCGACGCCTGTCGAAGAAGTCCTTGCGACACTCGATGGGCTCGTGGCTGCCGGCAAGGTTCGCTACATCGGTGTTTCCAATTTCTCCGGCTGGCAGCTGATGAAATCGCTTGGGCTGTCCGAGAAATATGGATATCCGCGTTACGTGGCCCATCAGGTCTATTATTCGCTTGCCGGACGGGATTACGAATGGGAGCTGATGCCGCTTGCCGCCGACCAGGAGGTGGGTGCACTCGTCTGGAGCCCGCTCGCCTGGGGCCGGCTGACCGGCAAGATCCGCCGCGGCGCGCCTTTGCCCGAGGGAAGCCGTCTGCGCCAGACGGCCGAATACGGTCCGCCCGTCGATGACGAGAAGGTTTTCGATATCGTCGATGTGCTGGGCGAAATTGCCGCCGAGACCGGCAAGACCGTCCCGCAGATCGCCATCAACTGGCTGATCGGCCGGCCGACGGTTTCAAGCGTCATCATCGGCGCACGCAACGAGGAGCAGCTTCGGCAAAATCTCGGCGCCGTTGGCTGGAGCCTGACGCCGGAGCAGATCGGGCGGCTGGATGTGGTCAGTGCCGCGACGCCGCCTTATCCCTATTTTCCCTATTATCGGCAGGAGGGCTTTGCGCGGCTCAATCCACCTGCGGTCCCTGCAACAAAGATCGGATGA
- a CDS encoding LysR substrate-binding domain-containing protein: MSRQDINRSGEMEVFVSVVERGGFSAAAETRRMTPSAVSKLVARLETRLGTRLVNRSTRKLQLTPEGCAFYERSVAILANISEAERFASAGEQAAGRISINTSGSFGNHVLAPLIPAFMAEHPGVTLDITHTDKVVDLLEERADVAIRAGPLKTSSLIARKLGAAGKIIVASPDYLQHHGEPRSAAELHRHRRIGFSYARALEGWPVTDNFETITIPVTPGLQVGDGEAMRYLALSGAGLARMTEFTVRADIAAGRLISVLEELNPGDVEEFYAVYIGQGGPLPARVRALLDFLARHVRL, encoded by the coding sequence ATGAGCCGTCAGGACATCAATCGATCCGGCGAAATGGAAGTCTTCGTCAGCGTCGTCGAGCGCGGCGGATTTTCCGCTGCCGCTGAAACAAGGCGCATGACGCCTTCCGCCGTCAGCAAGCTCGTCGCCCGGCTGGAAACCCGGCTCGGCACCCGCCTCGTCAACCGCTCCACTCGCAAGCTGCAGCTCACGCCCGAAGGCTGCGCCTTCTACGAGCGCAGCGTGGCAATCCTCGCCAACATTTCGGAGGCCGAACGTTTCGCCTCGGCAGGAGAACAGGCCGCCGGCCGCATCAGCATCAATACCAGCGGCTCTTTCGGCAATCATGTTCTGGCGCCGCTCATCCCCGCCTTCATGGCCGAGCATCCCGGCGTCACCCTCGACATCACCCATACCGACAAGGTCGTCGACCTCCTGGAAGAACGTGCCGATGTCGCAATTCGCGCCGGCCCGCTGAAGACATCGAGCCTGATCGCCCGCAAGCTTGGCGCTGCCGGAAAGATCATCGTTGCCTCACCCGATTATCTTCAGCATCACGGTGAACCACGCTCGGCTGCCGAACTGCACCGCCACCGCCGCATTGGATTCTCCTATGCCCGGGCGCTGGAAGGCTGGCCTGTCACAGACAATTTCGAGACGATCACCATTCCGGTCACCCCCGGCCTTCAGGTCGGCGATGGCGAGGCCATGCGTTATCTGGCGCTCTCAGGTGCCGGCCTTGCCCGCATGACAGAATTCACCGTGCGCGCCGACATCGCCGCAGGTCGACTCATTTCCGTGTTGGAAGAACTCAATCCCGGCGATGTCGAAGAGTTCTATGCCGTCTATATCGGCCAAGGCGGCCCTCTTCCGGCGCGCGTTCGCGCCCTGCTGGATTTCCTTGCAAGACACGTCAGGCTTTAA